In Arachis stenosperma cultivar V10309 chromosome 1, arast.V10309.gnm1.PFL2, whole genome shotgun sequence, one DNA window encodes the following:
- the LOC130941312 gene encoding protein MHF2 homolog isoform X2, translated as MGEAAFECPLIHAILKRVWTARTLERERIEANEALDSEAGAGTSKKSRPTSVNGNALKLSCELVRVFVTEAVQRAAAVAEAEGSTQIEPSHLEFILPQLLLDF; from the exons ATGGGGGAAGCAGCCTTTGAGTGT CCTTTGATACATGCCATTCTGAAGCGCGTTTGGACCGCGCGAACCCTTg AGCGTGAAAGAATCGAAGCCAACGAAGCGTTGGATTCTGAG GCAGGAGCTGGAACTTCCAAGAAGAGTCGGCCAACTTCTG TCAATGGCAATGCACTAAAGCTTTCTTGTGAACTCGTTCGGGTTTTCGTCACAG AGGCTGTTCAGCGGGCTGCTGCAGTTGCGGAGGCAGAGGGAAGTACTCAAATAGAACCTTCTCATTTGGAGTTTATTCTGCCTCAGTTACTTCTAGATTTCTAA
- the LOC130941312 gene encoding protein MHF2 homolog isoform X1 translates to MGEAAFDFYLHFFLLQPLIHAILKRVWTARTLERERIEANEALDSEAGAGTSKKSRPTSVNGNALKLSCELVRVFVTEAVQRAAAVAEAEGSTQIEPSHLEFILPQLLLDF, encoded by the exons ATGGGGGAAGCAGCCTTTGA TTTCTacttgcatttttttttgttgcagCCTTTGATACATGCCATTCTGAAGCGCGTTTGGACCGCGCGAACCCTTg AGCGTGAAAGAATCGAAGCCAACGAAGCGTTGGATTCTGAG GCAGGAGCTGGAACTTCCAAGAAGAGTCGGCCAACTTCTG TCAATGGCAATGCACTAAAGCTTTCTTGTGAACTCGTTCGGGTTTTCGTCACAG AGGCTGTTCAGCGGGCTGCTGCAGTTGCGGAGGCAGAGGGAAGTACTCAAATAGAACCTTCTCATTTGGAGTTTATTCTGCCTCAGTTACTTCTAGATTTCTAA